The segment TCCGGCCTTTGCCGCCCCACCCTTCATGCTGACGCCCCTTATCGTTCGCCTCGTTGCCTGGTCCGTGCGCCGCCCCATCTGGGTCGTCGCGCTCGCCCTCGCGCTTGCCGTGGCGAGCAGCGTCTACGTCGCCCAGCACTTTCGCATCAACACGGACGTCAGCAAGCTGCTCGAAAACGAGCCGCAATGGTCCGCGCTCAGTGAAGCGGTCGATCGCGCTTTTCCGCAGCGAAGCCAGACGATTCTCGCCGTAGTCGAAGCACCCGCGCCCGAACTCGCGGACGCGGCCGCCGATGCGCTGGCCGCCGAACTCAAGAAGCCCCCCTACGCCAGCAAGGCGGGCGACGTGACGCAGCCAGGCGGCGGCCCGTTCTTCGAGCACAACGGCCTGCTCTTCGTCTCGCCCCGCACACTGGCGGGCACCACCTCGCAGTTGATCAGCGCCCGCCCGCTCGTCAATACCCTCGCCCACGATCCGAGCCTGACCGGTCTTGCCACGACGCTGTCCACCATGCTCGGCGTACCGCTGGAGTCGGGACAGGTGACGCTGCCGGGCCTCGCCACCCTGCACGGGCGCAGCGCCGATACGGTCGATGCCGTGCTCGCCGGCAAGCCGGCAGCGTTCTCATGGCGCGCACTAGTAGACGCCGATGCCGCGCGCCAGCCCGCGCGCGCCTTCGTCACGGTGAGCCCCGTCGTGAACTACGCGGCACTGCGCGCGGGAGAAGAGGCATCGGCGGCCATTCGCACCGCCGCGCAGGCCATCGATCTCAAGCGCCACTATGGCGCCGTCGTGCGGCTCACGGGCGAGCAGCCGCTCGCGGACGAGGAATTCGCCTCGGTCGAGGATGGCGCCATCGTCAACGGCATCGGCACGCTCGTGGTCGTGCTGGCGATCCTCTGGCTTGCCCTGCGCTCGAAACGGATGATCGGCGCGGTCTTCGTCACGCTCGCCGTCGGCCTGCCGATCACGGCGGCCTTGGGCCTCATGATGGTCGGCTCGCTGAACATGATCTCGGTCGCCTTCATGGTGCTTTTCGTCGGGCTCGGCGCGGATTTCGCGATCCAGTACGGCGTCAAGTACCGCGAGGAGCGCTACCGCGACGAACGGCTCGACCACGCGCTCGTGGGCGCCGCGCACTCGATGGGCATGCCGCTCACGCTCGCGGCGGCGGCCGTCGCGACGAGCTTCTTCTCGTTCCTGCCGACGGCTTTTCGCGGCGTGTCCGAGCTCGGCCTCATCGCCGGCGTGGGCATGATCGTCGCCTACTTCAGCACGATGACGCTGCTGCCCGCGCTGCTCAAGCTGCTCGCGCCGCCGGGCGAAGCGTCGCGGCCCGGCTTCGAGCGCCTCGCGCCGATCGACGACTATCTGCAAACGCATCGCAAGCCGATTCTGATCGGCACGCTCGTCGTAGTGATCGGCGCGTTGCCGCTGCTTGCGCGCCTGCACTTCGACTTCAATCCGCTCCACCTCAAGGATCCCACCACGGAGTCGATGGCCACGCTGCTCTCGCTCAAGGATTCGCCGGAGGCGTCGGTCAACGACGTGACGGTGCTCGCGCAAACGCTCACGGCCGCGCAGGCCACAGCGCAGCGGCTCGCGGCCTTGCCCGAGGTGGGCCGCGCGACGACGCTCGCCTCGTTCATCCCCGACAGCCAGCCCGAGAAGCTCGCATCGATCCGCGCGACGGCCGACGCCTTGCTGCCGGCCCTGACGCAGCCGGTCGCCCCCAAGGCGAGCGATGCTCAGCGAGTGGCCGCGCTCAAACGCGCATCGAATCAACTCGCCTACGCGGCGGAAGACCACCCGGGCCCCGGCGCGGGCGAGGCCAAGCACCTGTCCGAGTCGCTTGCCCGCCTCGCCGCGGCCGACCCCGCCGCGCGCGACCGCGCCGAAGCCGCGTTCTCCGAGCCGCTTCGGCTTGCGCTGCGCCAACTGGCGATGCTGCTGCAGCCGGCCACGATCACGCGCGAAACGCTGCCGCCCGAGATCGTCCGCCAATGGGTGGCACCGGACGGCCGCGCTCTCGTGCAGATCTCGCCGCGGGTGCCGCCCGGCGTCGATCCGGGCGACGACGTCATGCTGCGCCGTTTTGCGAATGCGGTGAAAAAAGCCGACCCGGGCGCCATCGGCGGGCCGATCTCGATCCTCCATTCGGCCAATACGATCATCAAGGCGTTCTTGCAGGCGGCAGTGCTCGCGGTGTTGTCGATCACGGTGCTGCTCTGGATCACGCTCGGCCGTTTCGGCGACGTCCTGCGCACGCTCGTGCCGCTGCTCGTCTCGGCGCTCGTGACGCTCGAGCTTTGCGTCGTGTTCGGCATGCCGTTGAATTTCGCCAATATCATCGCGTTGCCGCTGATGCTCGGCGTAGGCGTGGCGTTCAAGGTCTATTTCGTGATGGCGTGGCGTGCGGGGCAAACGAGCCTGCTTGCTTCGAGCCTCACGCACGCGGTGTTGTTCAGCGCAGCGACCACGGCCACGGCCTTCGGCAGCCTCTGGCTGTCGCACCACCCGGGCACCGCCAGCATGGGAAGGCTTCTCGCATTGGCGCTTTCGTGTACGCTCGTGGGCGCGGTGGTTTTCCAGCCGATATTGATGGGCAAACCGCGCGCCGAACGCGCGCCAGAAACAGATTAAAAAGTATTCATGGAAAAAATGCGGACTCTGGCCGCGGCGCTCGCCGCCGCGGCGCTATTTTCCGGCTGCGCGAGCGCACCGAACCGGACTGCGGGCGACCCCCTGGAGCCGATGAATCGCGCGGTCTTCCGGTTCAACGATGCCGTCGATCAGAGCCTCGCCGTGCCGATCGCGAAGGGCTATCAGAAAATCACGCCGCATCCGCTGCGCACGGCAATCAGCAACTTCTTCTCGAACCTGGGCGACCTCAGCAACATCGCCAACGAGCTGCTGCAGCTGAAAATCACCGATGCCACGCAGGATCTGATGCGTTTCACGATGAATACGACGTTCGGCATCGGCGGTCTCATCGATTTCGCGACGCTCGCGCGGCTGCCCAAGCACCATCAGGACTTCGGCCTCACGCTCGGCCGCTGGGGCGTGCCCTCCGGGCCCTACCTCGTACTGCCGGTATTCGGACCGAGCACGTTCCGCGACAGCGTCGGGCTCGCCGTCGACGTACGATTCAATCCGCTGAACTACATCGAGCCTTCGGCGCGCACGCCGCTCTACATTCTTCAATTCGTCAGCGCGCGCTCCGATATGCTCGGTGCCACGAACATCCTCCAGCAGGCCGCACTGGACAAATACTCGTTCGTGCGCGACGCCTATCTCCAGCAACGCCATTCGCGGCTCAACAGCGGCGGCGGCGCCGGTTCGCCGGCCTTGCCCGATTACGGCGACGACGACCAGGATTCGAGTCCCGCGCCGGCCGCCCCCGAAGCAGCAAGCGGCGCGGCGGGCGCCGAGCCTGCCTCGGGTGCGAAGCCCGCGGCAGCTACGACTACCGCAACGCCGGCTTCAGCCGCTCCGGATACGGCCAGTGCGCCGGCAGCGGCACCGCTGCCCGGCAACTGATCGACGATCGATCCCGAAGCATCCAGTAATCGAAAAAAGGGCGGCTCGTCGAAAGCCGCCCCACGCTTCGCAACCAAACGCGTCCAGCCCCTCACTCGAAGAAGCCCAGACCATCGCCGAGTACACGCCTTGCCGCCACGAGCGTCTTACGCGCCGCTCGCGCATCGGCGGCGAGGCGGATCAGATCGCGCAGTTGCCTCGGCGCACGGGCCAGTTCGGCCAGGATCGGCAGCAACGCGGTCGAGCCGTCATCGCGCAATCCGGCCATCGCCGCAGGCGGCAGCGAACGCCAGGCCGGGTCGACCACCACGCGGCATGCCGCGAACGGCAGCCCGCGCGTACCGGCCATCGCCGCCGCGATATGCGATTCCATGTCCACCGCAAGCGCTCCATGCGCCTGATTCAGCGCGCGCTTCGCCTCGACACCCGTCACGGCCTGCGCTACGGCAGCCAACGTGCCGCGGTGTATCGGAAACGTCGCGCCCGACGCAGCGAGCCGGTCCGCGATGCGTTCCGTCCACCGCGGATCGGCCTGCGTGCGGCCGAACGGACCATCGATCCGATCGGCGACGATGAGCGTGCCCGGCATCAGCCCGTCGGCCAGGCCGCCTGCCGTTCCGAAGCTGATGATGCCCGACGCGCCATCGGCCAGCGCCTCGGCAAGCGCCTGCTGGAGGAGGTCAGTCCGGGCCGCGTGAACCGTGCGCACGCCGGCTCCGCGCGCGATGCGCGCTTCGAACGCCATCCCCGTAACAGCAATGACGGGCACGGCTGCCCGCTCGATCATCGTCACAGCCCGACCGATACACGCACGCGCTTGTCGCGCTTGAGATTGCGATAGCGCGCCAGTGCCCAGAGCGGGAAGAACTTGCGGTAGCCGTGGTAGCGCAGGTAGAAGACACGCGGAAATCCCGTTGCCGTGAATCGCGTCTCGTCCCACAGCCCGTGCTCGCGCTGCGTACGCATCAGATAAGCGATGCCGCGCCCGACCGACGGGTGATCCACGACGCCTGCCGCCATGAGGCCAATGAGCGCCCATGAGGTCTGCGACGCGGTACTCGGCGCGCGCTCGTAGCCGCGATAGTCGAGCTTGTAGCTCGCGCCATCCTCGCCCCAGCCGCCATCCGGGTTCTGAATCGATATGAGCCACTGCGCGGCCCGCTGGACCCTTGCGTCATCGTGCGCGATGCCCGCCGCGTTGAGCGCACTCAGCGCCGTCCAGGTGCCGTAGATGTAGTTCATGCCCCAGCGGCCGTACCAACTGCCATCGGCTTCCTGCTCGGCGAGCATGTAATCGTACGCACGTCGCGCAGGCTCGCTCGTGCCCGGCATTTCGCCCAGTTGCGCGAGCATCGACAGGCAGCGGCCCGATACGTCGGCCGTCGGCGGATCGAGCAACGCGCCATGATCGGAAAACGGGATGTTGTTCAGGTAGTAATGCGTGTTCTCGGGCTCGAACGCGCCCCACCCGCCATTACTGCTCTGCATGCCGACCACCCACTCGCGCGCGCGGGCAATCGTTTCGCGGTAGAGCTCATCCGAGCCGGTCAGCTTCGCGGCCCGATCCATGGCCAGTACCACGACAGCCGTGTCGTCCACATCCGGGTAGTGCGGGTTCGCGTACTGGAACGCCCAGCCGCCGGGCCGCACATTCGGGCGTCGCGAGACCCAGTCGCCGCGTACGTCGAGGATCTGCAGCGGCCGCAGCCATTCGAGGCCGCGCAAGGCGGCCTGCTCGGCGCGCGGCAGCTCGGTTTCGAGCAGCGCATGCGCAGCGAGCGAGGTGTCCCATACCGGCGAAAGGCAGGGCTGGCAATAAGCCTCGTCCTCGCCCACCACCAGCAGTTTCTCGATCGAGGCACGCGCGATGGCACGATGAGGATGGTCGGGCGGGTAGCCGAGCGTGTCGTACATCATCACGGCATTGGCCATTGCCGGGAAAATCGCGCCGAGGCCGTCCTCGCCGTTCAGCCGTTCGTCGACGAACGCCACGGCCGCCCCGATGGCCCGATTGCGCGAATCCTTCGGAAAGAAGCGGTCGAGCGCGCGCAGGACCGTATCCACTGCACGGAACACGGCGAACCATCCGCGGTTCTGATGCGGCGCGCGCGGCAGAAGCCCGACGTCGGACGCAGTTCCGCGAAAGAGTTCGTCGATACGCACGCCACACGGATTGCGCGCTTGCGGCCGCCGCGCGTTGAGCACGAGCAACGGCACGATCACCGTGCGCGCCCAGTACGATACCTTCGAGAGATGAAACGGAAACCACTTCGGCAGCAGCGTGATTTCGACCGGCATCATCGGTACCGCACGCCACGGAATCACACCATAGAGCGCGAGCAGAATCCGCGTGAATACGTTGACGGCTTCCGCTCCGCCCGCCGCCAGGATCGCGCGGCGCGCGCGCTGCATGTGCTCGGCGTTTTCGGGTTCGCCCGCCATTTTCAGGGCGAAGTAGGCCTTCACGCTCGCGCTGACGTCGAGCGCGCCGTCGGTGAAGAGCGGCCAGCCGCCATCGGCGAGCTGAATGCGGCGCAGGTATCGGACGATCTTGCGCTCGAGCTCGACGTTCGGCGTTTCGCCGAGGTAATGCACGAGCAGGATGTATTCGGCGGGAATCGTCGAATCCGCCTCGAGTTCGTAGACCCAATGGCCGTCCGGATGCTGCGCCGCGAGAATCGCATCGGTCGCGCGGGCGATCGAGGTCTCGAGCGAATCGGCGAGCGGCTCACCCTTCGTCGCATCGAGCGGCGCCGCGGTAGCGGCTGCGGAAAAGTCGTTCATCGGCTATTGATCTGTTGGATTGAAAAGCACGGCCTGCCGCTTGCGTCGCGCGGCACGGCCTTCCAGCGAAATGGACGACGCGCCCGCGGCACGCCGGCACCGGCCCCTCTGCCCTTCTCGTCAGAAAAAGGCGTAGCGCGCAACGATCCACATCAGCCGCAGACGCGGCTTCGTCACGGGGGTGCGCGGCACATCGAAACCTCGCTCGAGCGTCCGCTCGAGCAAGCAGCGATAAACGCCCGACATGATACGCGGGGCGCGCACCGCCTTTTTCGGCGATGCGTCCATGATGGCATCCGCCTGCCGGAAATGTTCGAGCGCCCGCTCGGCCAGCGTCGCGCACACGCGCGGCAGCGAGGGGTCGTCTGCGATCTCCGCCGGATTCGTCGCGGCGATACCCTCGCGCGCAAGCAGCTCGCGCGGCAGATAGCACCGATTGATCGCGGCGTCCTCGTCGATGTCGCGCAAAATGTTCGTTAATTGAAGCGCGCGGCCGAGGTGATGCGACAACGCGCGCCCCGGCTCCTCCGACATCCCGAAAACTCTCACCGAAAGACGCCCCGCAGCACTCGCCACGCGGTCGCAATAAAGATCGAGCGTGGCCTCGTCGGGCGCACAGATATCGGCGGCCGCGTCCATCGCCATGCCGTCGATCATGGCGTGGAAATCCTCGCGGCGCAGATCGAACGTGCGGATGTGACGCGTAAGCGCCGCCAACACCGGCCGCGGCGCGCCGGCGTAGCAGGCGTCGATGTCTTCGCGCCAGCGCGTGAGCCCGGCGCTGCGTTCCGTGCGCGGCGCATCGCTGTCGGCAATGTCGTCCACCGCGCGGCAGAACGCGTAGATCTGGTACATCGCATCACGTTGCGCAGCCGGCAGGATGCGCATCGCCAGATAGAACGAGCTGCCCGAAGTCACGGCAGCGGCGTCGGTCTCTGGTTCTTCCGCGACGAGGTTTGATACGGCCAAGGCGAGCTCCGCTGTGGCGCCCTCATGGGCGATGGATGATCGATGCTGTCCAGGCGGCGCGCCGCGCTGGCACCAGGGCCTGTTCACGCCGATTGCAGGCTTGCGAACGTGCCTTGCCGGCCGCGCGGTGCAAGGAGCGAGGGGGCGCATAGCCACGGCCTATTGCGATGACGAACAACGCCGCGGTGCGCCGGCAACGCGCAAAAGTATACCAACGTTTCCTGGGCTCGGTCGGCAGATGGAACGACCGTACGAAACGCCACCTCCGCGCTAGGGATGCCGGCCCCGGCCGGCGCCCGTGTCAGCTCAGTGCCACGGAGCGATTGCGGCCCTGCCGCTTGGCACTGTAAAGGGCGGCGTCAGCCTCGTTGATGAGCACGTCATAGCTTGAAAGGCCGACGCGCGCCGCCGCACCGCCGACGCTCGCGGTCACCGGCACGCGAACGCCTTCGGCTTCCACCGGCGTATCGCCGATCGTCGTGCGGATCTTTTCGGCAACGAGCATGGCGTCGGCGAGCGGCGTGCAGGGCAAAAGCAGCGCGAACTCCTCGCCGCCGAAGCGCCCGAACACGTCCTGGGCCCGCACGGCACCGGCCACCCGCTGCGCCGTCACGCGCAGCACGGTATCGCCGACGGCATGACCGAAGCGGTCGTTGATGTCCTTGAAGTGGTCCAGATCGAAGAGCAGGACGGAAAACTCGCCGCCGTAGCGCTGCCAGCGCGAGAACTCGTCGCGCAGGCGCG is part of the Trinickia caryophylli genome and harbors:
- the shc gene encoding squalene--hopene cyclase, which encodes MNDFSAAATAAPLDATKGEPLADSLETSIARATDAILAAQHPDGHWVYELEADSTIPAEYILLVHYLGETPNVELERKIVRYLRRIQLADGGWPLFTDGALDVSASVKAYFALKMAGEPENAEHMQRARRAILAAGGAEAVNVFTRILLALYGVIPWRAVPMMPVEITLLPKWFPFHLSKVSYWARTVIVPLLVLNARRPQARNPCGVRIDELFRGTASDVGLLPRAPHQNRGWFAVFRAVDTVLRALDRFFPKDSRNRAIGAAVAFVDERLNGEDGLGAIFPAMANAVMMYDTLGYPPDHPHRAIARASIEKLLVVGEDEAYCQPCLSPVWDTSLAAHALLETELPRAEQAALRGLEWLRPLQILDVRGDWVSRRPNVRPGGWAFQYANPHYPDVDDTAVVVLAMDRAAKLTGSDELYRETIARAREWVVGMQSSNGGWGAFEPENTHYYLNNIPFSDHGALLDPPTADVSGRCLSMLAQLGEMPGTSEPARRAYDYMLAEQEADGSWYGRWGMNYIYGTWTALSALNAAGIAHDDARVQRAAQWLISIQNPDGGWGEDGASYKLDYRGYERAPSTASQTSWALIGLMAAGVVDHPSVGRGIAYLMRTQREHGLWDETRFTATGFPRVFYLRYHGYRKFFPLWALARYRNLKRDKRVRVSVGL
- a CDS encoding phosphorylase yields the protein MIERAAVPVIAVTGMAFEARIARGAGVRTVHAARTDLLQQALAEALADGASGIISFGTAGGLADGLMPGTLIVADRIDGPFGRTQADPRWTERIADRLAASGATFPIHRGTLAAVAQAVTGVEAKRALNQAHGALAVDMESHIAAAMAGTRGLPFAACRVVVDPAWRSLPPAAMAGLRDDGSTALLPILAELARAPRQLRDLIRLAADARAARKTLVAARRVLGDGLGFFE
- the hpnN gene encoding hopanoid transporter HpnN; translated protein: MLTPLIVRLVAWSVRRPIWVVALALALAVASSVYVAQHFRINTDVSKLLENEPQWSALSEAVDRAFPQRSQTILAVVEAPAPELADAAADALAAELKKPPYASKAGDVTQPGGGPFFEHNGLLFVSPRTLAGTTSQLISARPLVNTLAHDPSLTGLATTLSTMLGVPLESGQVTLPGLATLHGRSADTVDAVLAGKPAAFSWRALVDADAARQPARAFVTVSPVVNYAALRAGEEASAAIRTAAQAIDLKRHYGAVVRLTGEQPLADEEFASVEDGAIVNGIGTLVVVLAILWLALRSKRMIGAVFVTLAVGLPITAALGLMMVGSLNMISVAFMVLFVGLGADFAIQYGVKYREERYRDERLDHALVGAAHSMGMPLTLAAAAVATSFFSFLPTAFRGVSELGLIAGVGMIVAYFSTMTLLPALLKLLAPPGEASRPGFERLAPIDDYLQTHRKPILIGTLVVVIGALPLLARLHFDFNPLHLKDPTTESMATLLSLKDSPEASVNDVTVLAQTLTAAQATAQRLAALPEVGRATTLASFIPDSQPEKLASIRATADALLPALTQPVAPKASDAQRVAALKRASNQLAYAAEDHPGPGAGEAKHLSESLARLAAADPAARDRAEAAFSEPLRLALRQLAMLLQPATITRETLPPEIVRQWVAPDGRALVQISPRVPPGVDPGDDVMLRRFANAVKKADPGAIGGPISILHSANTIIKAFLQAAVLAVLSITVLLWITLGRFGDVLRTLVPLLVSALVTLELCVVFGMPLNFANIIALPLMLGVGVAFKVYFVMAWRAGQTSLLASSLTHAVLFSAATTATAFGSLWLSHHPGTASMGRLLALALSCTLVGAVVFQPILMGKPRAERAPETD
- the hpnD gene encoding presqualene diphosphate synthase HpnD, coding for MAVSNLVAEEPETDAAAVTSGSSFYLAMRILPAAQRDAMYQIYAFCRAVDDIADSDAPRTERSAGLTRWREDIDACYAGAPRPVLAALTRHIRTFDLRREDFHAMIDGMAMDAAADICAPDEATLDLYCDRVASAAGRLSVRVFGMSEEPGRALSHHLGRALQLTNILRDIDEDAAINRCYLPRELLAREGIAATNPAEIADDPSLPRVCATLAERALEHFRQADAIMDASPKKAVRAPRIMSGVYRCLLERTLERGFDVPRTPVTKPRLRLMWIVARYAFF
- a CDS encoding MlaA family lipoprotein, which encodes MRTLAAALAAAALFSGCASAPNRTAGDPLEPMNRAVFRFNDAVDQSLAVPIAKGYQKITPHPLRTAISNFFSNLGDLSNIANELLQLKITDATQDLMRFTMNTTFGIGGLIDFATLARLPKHHQDFGLTLGRWGVPSGPYLVLPVFGPSTFRDSVGLAVDVRFNPLNYIEPSARTPLYILQFVSARSDMLGATNILQQAALDKYSFVRDAYLQQRHSRLNSGGGAGSPALPDYGDDDQDSSPAPAAPEAASGAAGAEPASGAKPAAATTTATPASAAPDTASAPAAAPLPGN